In Candidatus Eisenbacteria bacterium, the DNA window AGTGCGCGCTGCCGCCCGATGATCGCCCCGAATCCGATGCCGAATGCGAGCAGGTGCAGAGCGGCGAACGCCCACTGAAGCATGAACTCTCCTTAGGTCGCGTCGCGTCGCAGTTCGGCGTCTTGCCGGGCGCGCTTGCGTGGATCTTCGGGGTAGGGTGCCCGCACGTGGAAGATCGCGGTCAGCACCGGGATGAACGCCTCACGAATCCTGGCCAGCTCGGTGAGCGTCAGACCGCTGTTCTCGAGCTGACCCTCCTGAACGCGCTCGTCGATGATGCGGCTCACGAGTCCGCGAATGCGGCTGGGGCTCGGCTCGGCGAGCGCCCGAGAAGCACCCTCGACGCCGTCGGCGAGCATCAGGATCGCGGTCTCGCGCGAGCGCGGCTTGGGACCCGGGTAGCAGAAGTCCTCGCGCCGCGCACCCGGATCCTGCTCGAGTGCCTTGTGGTAGAAGAACGCCATCACCATGGTGCCATGGTGCTCCGGTATCGCGGTCGCGACCGCCTTGGGCAGCCGCTCTTTGCGCGCCAGTTCGAGTCCCTCGGTGATGTGCGACTTGACCACCAGCGTGCTCATGCTGGGCGTCAGCCGATCGTGCCGGCTGCGCACCGATGCGGGCTCGTTCTCGGCGTAGTACTCGGGCTTCGCGAGCTTTCCGATGTCGTGGTAGTAGGCCATCACGCGCGCCAGCAGCGAATTCGCACTGGTCGCCTCGGCGGCCGACTCGGCGAGGCTGCCGACCACCATGCTGTGGTGGTACGTGCCGGGTGCCTCGAGCTGCAGGCGCTTGAGCATCGGCCGATTGAGGTCCGACAGCTCGAGCAGCGTGATGTCCGAGGTCAGCCCCAGCAGGTGCTCCATGACCGGAAGCAGCACGAATGCGATCGAGATCGCGAGGAAGCTGTTGAGCGCTCCCCACATTGCGTCTTTCGCCAGCGCTTCGAGAGGCGTGGCGCGCGCCAGATCCCACGCCAGGATCGCTGCCAGATTCGCGAGCCCGATCGTGAGGCTCGCGCGCAGGAAGTGCCAGCGATGGCGAAGCCGCGACACCGAGTAGACCGCGGTGATGCCGCCCATCACGGCGACCGGCACGAACGGCGGCGTCAGCTCGACGATCACGGTGACCGCGACCGCCAGCAGCAGCGTGAACACCAGCGCCGGGCGCTTCTCCATGAGCGAGGCGACGACCAGCGGCGCGATCGCCAGCGGGACTGTGAACTCGGGCAGCTCGAGCATGCCGGTCATCGCCTGGGCGACCAGCATCACCACCGCGGTGAGTGCGGCGAACATGGTGAGCATCGCGTTGTCGCGCGCGACCGCGGGCAGCTCGACTCGCAGATAAACCATGAATGCCGCGATGAACAACAGCATCAGCAGCATGCGTGCGACCGGCGGGTACAGGAACTCGGTGCGATCGAGCCGAGCGCGTTCGAGGTCGCCGAGCGTGCGAAGTTTCTGGAGCGCCGGCCCGTCGATCCGCTGATTGGCGTCGACGATCAGCTCGTCCTTCTGAACGAAGCCGATCGCGGTCGGAACCGCACCCTGGGCCTGCACGCGCCGGTATTCGGTCTCGGCGCGGTCATAGATCACGTTGGCCTGAACGAACGGCCCCGACAGCTCGATCGCGAGCCGCGCACCGGCCGGATCCTCACGCAACGCGGACTGGGCACGACGCTCCACGAATCGCAGCGCTTCGTCGCGCGAGTAGAGCAGGCTCGCGGCTCGCGGCGCTTCGGTTTCGCCCTCTCGGACGTTCGCTGCGCGGTAGCCCAGCAGCAGGTCGTTGCGCTTCTCGGCAACCACTCCGGCGGCGTACAACTCGTTGAGCGAAGCGCCGAGCTCGCGCAACACGCGCCGTGCGCGGCCGGCGGCACTCAGCGCCTGAGCCGCCTCCGCCGACATCGGCACTCCGAGCGAGCGCAGGCGTTGAGCGCGATCCGCGGACCCCAACGCCGGATCGAGCGCCAGCCCCAGCGCGCGCTCCTGAAACGCCGCGAAGCGCTGCAGCGTTTCGCTCGAGATGCGCGGATCCACCA includes these proteins:
- a CDS encoding HDIG domain-containing protein gives rise to the protein MTVLDNSTLPALPDRQRSLPIAYWAVRVALVAVLLTLAAWLPGRGGESRRSYRLGDIARERVVAPMAFRIQKDETGLRREQQQAAAAIAPVYVVDPRISSETLQRFAAFQERALGLALDPALGSADRAQRLRSLGVPMSAEAAQALSAAGRARRVLRELGASLNELYAAGVVAEKRNDLLLGYRAANVREGETEAPRAASLLYSRDEALRFVERRAQSALREDPAGARLAIELSGPFVQANVIYDRAETEYRRVQAQGAVPTAIGFVQKDELIVDANQRIDGPALQKLRTLGDLERARLDRTEFLYPPVARMLLMLLFIAAFMVYLRVELPAVARDNAMLTMFAALTAVVMLVAQAMTGMLELPEFTVPLAIAPLVVASLMEKRPALVFTLLLAVAVTVIVELTPPFVPVAVMGGITAVYSVSRLRHRWHFLRASLTIGLANLAAILAWDLARATPLEALAKDAMWGALNSFLAISIAFVLLPVMEHLLGLTSDITLLELSDLNRPMLKRLQLEAPGTYHHSMVVGSLAESAAEATSANSLLARVMAYYHDIGKLAKPEYYAENEPASVRSRHDRLTPSMSTLVVKSHITEGLELARKERLPKAVATAIPEHHGTMVMAFFYHKALEQDPGARREDFCYPGPKPRSRETAILMLADGVEGASRALAEPSPSRIRGLVSRIIDERVQEGQLENSGLTLTELARIREAFIPVLTAIFHVRAPYPEDPRKRARQDAELRRDAT